The candidate division KSB1 bacterium nucleotide sequence TCCAAATCTAATTTTTGACCTATCGTACCGGTCAATCTTCCTATCGCCTGTCGGGTCAGGATTCCCGAAACACCTGCACTTTGGCCCGCTGTCAGGTCGTCGAATTTTTGGCCAAATAATAAAACTGAGATTATATCTTCCTGTTCCGCCTCCTGACCATCCAACTCAAATCTGAATGCGGGTAAATTTAAAGTCCCGGAAACCAAAACTTTAAATTCGTGTATCTCGGAATCCTGCCCGGAATCATCTCTAAATTCATGTACTGCCTCGATTGAAACATCCGGATCGGGTTCGGGTTGGCCTTTAAAAACAATCTCCCCTTCTTCAATTTGAAATCTTCGCCCAAGCAATTGATAAAACCCGCGAACGGTCGAAAGTGAACCAAATAAGACAATATCCTGGCCTTCTTTTGTAGCCGTTAGAGCTCCATTGATTTCAATGTTGACGTCATTGCTGCGTATCCAGGCATTTCTCGGGAAACGAATGGTTATTTCACCGCGTGAACTCTTGAAAAGCGGCAGCTCGGTTATGCTGGTTTCGGTTTTCTGAAATGTTTTTTGAAATTGTAAAGCGCCCGTTGAGTCAAATTCAGTCGAACCTTCTGAAATTACAAAAAACGGTTTTCCTGTGAGCAGGACTGCTGTGTCTTCTTCAAACCATTCCTCATAATTAATTCTCGCTTGATCCATAGTGAGGTCTCCGGAAAACTGTGGAGATTGAATGCTTCCTGAAAGGGCAATTTCCCCGCTGACTCTGGCTTTCATTTTCTTGTTATTCATTAACTGAAAATTTTCAAGTTTAAACTTTGCCACGAAATTTTCCAGATTATATTCAGAGACAGAAAGAGCGCCCTCGATAATTTTCAAAACGCCATCGCCTGAGCGCATCCTGAAATCCCGAAGTATTGCTTTTTTGTCTTGTAAAAGCAAAACAACATTTACCTTTCTATATTTTGTGCCCATCTCCGGCACTGCAAATTCGCCATTAATTAATCGGATGGGGCCGGCGCCTTTCAGATCGTTTAGAGTGTTACTAATAACAACATCGGCGATCAGTTTGCCTTTAATATTTGTCACACCCGGAGTAAAGGCCTGGAAAAGCGACAGGTCAAGCCCCCTGCTGCTAAGCTTGCCCACTAATTGTTCATCCTCAAGAATTTTGTGCTCAAAAGGGTTTAAGGAAAGTAGCATTGGTAACTGGCCGCTCGATTCCATCAAACTGTCATCCTGGGTTTTGGAAAGCTGGCAGCTCCAGTTGAAGGTTCGCTGGTTGTAATCAAACTCGCCGGTAAAACTGTCAAAAGGCACTTTATAATAACTCCCTTTATTTAGTTGTATTTCACCGTGTAGTTTTGGACTGTTTAAAGCTCCCTTTAATTCCAATGCAACATCCAACAAGCCTTCAAAATCACTTTCCTGAACAAATAATGAATCATATCTAGAAATATCAAAATTTGAGATATTGAACTTCAAATCGTTCTGTTTTTCAATATCCAGCTTGCCGGCCAGTGAAATAGTTTGCTCCCCGGAAACGAGATTAAATTGCGAGAAGTCGTATTGAGATCCCTTGATTCGAAGCCCAATGGGTTCGTTTGCGTTCTTCCATGTTTGGTTTAAGTAAGCAATATTCAAGTTATCAAAAATAATATCGGTTTCATCTTCCGCTAATCTTTTCAATTTTCCATTCGTTGCAATTTTAAGTAAATCACTTTGCCTAAGATGGATTTCAAAATGAGAAAGCGAATCCGAGTAACTCAAACTCAAATCCGCAGTTTCTATTTCCAGGCCGGAAGCCGAAACCTCACTTGCCTTACCTTTAAAATCGAAAAAAAATCCAGCTTCTGAAAACAAACCGGAAAAATCACCATTGAATTTTCCAACGGTGATATCATTCGTACCGACTTGCTCCAATTCAAAATTTACGAGTACTTGAAGTGAATCCAGGGGTCCTTTTGCTTGCGCTGCAAAGGTTCCTTTGCCGTGAATAGAATCCAAAGGCAGCGATTCCGAGAGCACGGAAAAATCCGTAAAATCTGCTTTCAGAGCCAGTGAATTATCTTGTTGAAATGAAATATGCCCTTGCGCTGAGATTTTTCCTAAAGGTGAGTCGATGGCAAATTGATTCAAGCTTATGACGCCGTTTTTTAAATCTAATTTAAATCGAGCCGAGTCTATCGGAACATTATTAATCTTCGAAGGCAAAAGCCAGAGATTAGCAAAACCGGACATGGAATCGAAATCCTTGCCCTTGCCTTCTAATTCAACATCAAAGGCCAAGTCACTTGACAAACCATCTATAGGGTAAAAGCGTTCTATGGACAAAGATCGGATCTGACCGCTAAGCAGGTACTCTAAATTTGAGGAATTGTAAACAACCGAACCACTTAATTTACTTTTTGTCTCTTCGGCAAGCGCGTCCAGAGAAAAATCTACAGTATCTTCTTTGACATCAATGTCGAAACCGGACGGCTCAATTTGCATCTGATAAAAACGACTGCTATCCAAATCAACCGAGGCAGAGCCCCGCATTTTTCCCCACTCAATACCCTGACCTTTAACCTGAAATTGCAGATTCAGGTCGCTCTCAAGCTTGGGCTGCCTGGTGATTTCGGATAAATTCAGACGTGAGATCTTGCCGGTCAAATCGTATTCGTAAGGCGTCCGCATTGCCTGAATCTTCCCGGCAACATCCACCCTGCCGCTGCCAAGTTCGACAAAAGCCCTTATTTTCAAAGCATCCAGGGGCCCTTCAGCTTCAATCTCAATCCTGGGCCGGCCGTAAAGCTGCAAATCCGGAACGGCGCCTCGAATTTCAGACAACGAAATCGGATGGCCTTTCATTAAAACATTTAAAACCGGATTTTCAAAATTTTTAACGTCAAAATTTGAAGAAAATTTGGAGCCGCCCGTTTCAATTTCAACATCCTTTGCTTGAAAGTTTACAGAATCAAGATTTATTTCGGATTGAATGGTTCGAACGGACAAATCCGGATCAAAAGCTTCAAAGTTCAAATTCTGCAATGAAACTTTCGTTTGGTTCTTCTGCAGCCAGACTCCCAGGTCTAAATCAAAATCTCGAATCTTAGCCGGAACCCGTAATGAAATGTTTTTTAAGGTTTGGATGTCCGCAGCGCCGGCGCGGACTTGAATCGTTGGCGCAACAAGGTGCCAGTCAGTCCCGGAGGCTGTTGTTTCAGTTTCAGTTTCAGTTTTACCAGTGTTCAAAAAACCGGAAAAGTTCCAGGTTGTCTCGTTACGTTGCACCAAATTGAGTTCCGGTGATTCTAAAATAATTTCCCGAATCACAATTCTTTTGAAAAATAGCCCCAAAGGACTGTAATGAAGCAGCACCCTTTTGATTTTTACAAATGGCTTGTTTTCTAAATCAATCGAAAGGTCTTCAATCTGCAGATAGGTAAACAAATTTCCTTCAAGCGATTGCACCGTGGTCTTTGAACCAAATTTTGCGTCCAAAGCCGCGATTGCCCTGTTTTTCAGCCAACTTCTAAAAATAGGCGTTTGGGTAAAAATCCCGGCCACGAGAATCAAAACAATAAGTCCGAGGAAAAGAAGAGAAATATATTTGGCTACTTTTTTCATTAAGATGATTGTATTTACTCAAAGCGAATAAAAACCCACCCCTAAATCCCCCTTCGGCAGGCTCAGGGCAGGCTCTCCAAGGAGGGGACTTAATTCCCCTCTTGAGAGGGGTGCCGCGAAGCGGCGGGGTGTGTTAAAACGCCTGCCCGATACTAAAATGAATTTCATAATTCTGGGTGTCGTGCTCTTGCCGATTAACTTTCCAGGCAAAATCGATGCGGATTGGCCCAATAACCGTGTCATATCTTAAGCCGCCGCCAATGGCCGAATGCAAGTTCGAAAAATCGAATCCATTCCATTCCGGCCAGACGTTGCCGAAATCAAGAAACATTACGCCGGAAAATTTTTTATAGATGGTTTTTCTGAGCTCCAGACTTCCTTCAATGATGCTGTTTCCTCCTTCAGGGATTATCTCACCAGTTGAATCCGGACGAACCGGGCCCAAGAGCTGCCGTTGCCACCCCCGTACTGAAAAACTGCCCCCGGAAAAGAAACGTTCTTCGGGCGGTGTTTCCGTTTGCCCTGCGCGCAGTTTCATAGTTCCTGCAAATAATCGCAGCGCCAAAACCTCACCGGGCCGGGACTGGTGATAAATTTTATGCTCGGCCGACAGTTTGATGTATTCAAACTTAGTTTTCAAAAACCTCCCGGCATCTTCAATGAAAAATGTAGAAATCGAGCCACGGGTCGGCGAGAACAAAGCATTTGTGGTGCTGCGCCGAAATCCAAGCTTTAAAACAGATTTGCTATATAAATCTTCAACTTCCGGTACAATGGTTGTGCCCTTTAAATCTACTGTGTCACGCTCAACCCTGGTTGATACAAACAGGTTTGTTTTTGGTGTGATTTGCCGATTGATACCGATTTCAATACCGATACGGCGGGCCTTGAAACTTAATTCATCTTGAATAATGAAGAACGGTTTGATAATTAAATCATTCTGGTTATCCAGAAAATAAGGCTGGCTAAGCTCCAGCTCCAGTTCAACAGGCAGAAGCCGGGTTGAATGTTTTGCTTTGGCTCTTAAAATTCTGGCTCCACCCAAAAAATTCCTGTGGCGCCACTGCAAAAATGTCCGGAATCTTTCTTCAGAGCCATAACCGGCTCCAAATTTGAGCGTGCGCAAAACCGACTCTTTAACCCGAACCTCGATCGGAACTTTACTGGGTTGTTGTTCGAGGTTGGTTGCTCTCAGACTGACAAATTGAAAGAGCTCCAACCGGTAAACCTGGCTTTGTGCATTGAGCAGTTTTTTGTGTGCAAACGTTTGCCCGGTTCTAAACCCCAAACCACGACGGATGACACTATTTGAAACGCTGTTATTACCAGTATATTTAATTTCACCAAAAGTACAAAACGGCCCTGGATTGAGCTGCCATTCCAGATTCACCAAATGATTTTTCTTATCCATGATTGGCTTCACCCTGGCCTCAATGTAAGGATAGCCCCGGTTGCTGAAACGTTCCATAATTTTACTGTAATCGGTTTTTAAATCCGACTCACGATAACGTTTACCCTCTTTCAGTTTTACAGTTTTCAGCATTTTTTCAGAGGAAAAATCCTCTTCCGGCTCTTTTGGATAAACAAAAAGCACACTATTTACTTTTGTCTGCTCACCCTCATCGACAAAAATTACCAGTTTAACTTCTTCACGTTTTTCGTTATAATTTATCTGGTAATCCGTGACCCGCGCTTCCAGAAAACCCTCTTGTTCATAAAACTTTTCCACCCGCAGTAAATCATTTAAGAATTTCTGTTCGTTAAATATCTTGGAATCCATCCAAAATAAGAATAAGCGGTACCAGGGATTCGCTTGCGTTTGAATCGCCTTTTTTAATTTTCCCGAGGACATTTTTTTGTTGCCTTTAAACTGGAGATCTTCTACTCTTATATCCTGGGCAAAAAGCACGGAGGTCATAAAAAGGCAGAAATAAATAAGGAGAGTTTTTAAAATGAATTGATTCATCGAGACCCTAAGAAATTGACTGTTTATTCAATGAATCGTTAAGTTAAAAAGAATTACTAAAATTCAAAAGAAAACATTTTATCAGCAGTAAGTTCATAGAGAAGCATCACACGTTGCCGAGGCAGGATAGAAGAAACTTTTAGTTTTACAACAAATATTGAGGATATAGTTTACCCATGCTGAAGAAAATATTGTGGACAATCGTCGTCGTTATCATTGTTACTGTGCTCTATTTTGTCGCGTGGCCGGTACCAATCGATCCGGTTGCCTGGAAAGCTCCACCCAACCCGGGTTATAGTGGACCCTTCGCGCCAAATCAACGCCTGACAGGCATTGAGACCTTACCCCTGGGCGATAATCATGGGCCGGAGGATATAGCCATCGATGCCCAGGGCCGCATTTATGCCTCTACCCATGAAGGTCGTATCGTGCGCCTGCAGGCAGATGGTTCAAACCCGGAGAATTGGGTAGAAACCGGCGGCCGCCCGCTGGGTATCGATTTTGACAATAGCGGAAATTTGATCGTCGCAGACGCTTTTCGGGGTCTCTTATCGATTGCCCAAGACGGCGCCATCTCTGAACTCGCAACAGTAGCGGATGGAATTCCTATTCGCTATGCAGATGATGTCGACGTAGCGGCCGACGGCAAGATTTACTTTTCAGATGCTTCTACAAAATTTGGTGCAAAAAAATGGCAAAGCACCTATGAGGCCAGCCTTCTTGATCTTATGGAGCACGGCGGCCACGGCAGGCTGTTGGTTTTCGATAGGGCTGAAGGCAAGGCGAAGACACTGTTGGACGACCTGAATTTCGCCAATGGTGTTGCCGTTAGCCACGACCAGTCCTATGTGCTGGTCAACGAGACCGGGAATTACCGGGTGATTCGTTACTGGCTCACGGGTCCGAAAAGCGGGCAAGCCGAACCGTTTATTGAGGAGTTGCCGGCCTTTCCGGATAACATATCAACCGGTTTAGGGAGTCGTTTCTGGGTGGCGCTGGTCTCGCCTCGTAATGCGTTATTAGACAAACTTTCCGACCAGCCCTTTATGCGCAAGGTACTCCAGCGTCTGCCGGCATTCCTTCGCCCCCAGGCCATTGCTTACGGCCATATCATCGCTGTTGATGGCGATGGCAAAGTTGTTGAAGATTTACAAGATCCGAACGGCAGCTATCCGATTAACACGAGCGTGGCTGAGACTGAAGATTACCTGTATATTGGCAGCCTGGTTGCGCCGGCTTTAGGTCGTCTGCCGAAGAAGATTGATTGAGGAATGAAGTGTTCAGGTGTTTGGGTGTTAAAGGTGTTAAGGGATTCACAATAAT carries:
- a CDS encoding translocation/assembly module TamB domain-containing protein, with amino-acid sequence MKKVAKYISLLFLGLIVLILVAGIFTQTPIFRSWLKNRAIAALDAKFGSKTTVQSLEGNLFTYLQIEDLSIDLENKPFVKIKRVLLHYSPLGLFFKRIVIREIILESPELNLVQRNETTWNFSGFLNTGKTETETETTASGTDWHLVAPTIQVRAGAADIQTLKNISLRVPAKIRDFDLDLGVWLQKNQTKVSLQNLNFEAFDPDLSVRTIQSEINLDSVNFQAKDVEIETGGSKFSSNFDVKNFENPVLNVLMKGHPISLSEIRGAVPDLQLYGRPRIEIEAEGPLDALKIRAFVELGSGRVDVAGKIQAMRTPYEYDLTGKISRLNLSEITRQPKLESDLNLQFQVKGQGIEWGKMRGSASVDLDSSRFYQMQIEPSGFDIDVKEDTVDFSLDALAEETKSKLSGSVVYNSSNLEYLLSGQIRSLSIERFYPIDGLSSDLAFDVELEGKGKDFDSMSGFANLWLLPSKINNVPIDSARFKLDLKNGVISLNQFAIDSPLGKISAQGHISFQQDNSLALKADFTDFSVLSESLPLDSIHGKGTFAAQAKGPLDSLQVLVNFELEQVGTNDITVGKFNGDFSGLFSEAGFFFDFKGKASEVSASGLEIETADLSLSYSDSLSHFEIHLRQSDLLKIATNGKLKRLAEDETDIIFDNLNIAYLNQTWKNANEPIGLRIKGSQYDFSQFNLVSGEQTISLAGKLDIEKQNDLKFNISNFDISRYDSLFVQESDFEGLLDVALELKGALNSPKLHGEIQLNKGSYYKVPFDSFTGEFDYNQRTFNWSCQLSKTQDDSLMESSGQLPMLLSLNPFEHKILEDEQLVGKLSSRGLDLSLFQAFTPGVTNIKGKLIADVVISNTLNDLKGAGPIRLINGEFAVPEMGTKYRKVNVVLLLQDKKAILRDFRMRSGDGVLKIIEGALSVSEYNLENFVAKFKLENFQLMNNKKMKARVSGEIALSGSIQSPQFSGDLTMDQARINYEEWFEEDTAVLLTGKPFFVISEGSTEFDSTGALQFQKTFQKTETSITELPLFKSSRGEITIRFPRNAWIRSNDVNIEINGALTATKEGQDIVLFGSLSTVRGFYQLLGRRFQIEEGEIVFKGQPEPDPDVSIEAVHEFRDDSGQDSEIHEFKVLVSGTLNLPAFRFELDGQEAEQEDIISVLLFGQKFDDLTAGQSAGVSGILTRQAIGRLTGTIGQKLDLDVIQFERGKDWKDTKVRVGKYLTPEVFVSVSQDFSTEGNRRVELEYEIPLKIRLINLFLQASTEGRENSALDVIWKFEW
- the bamA gene encoding outer membrane protein assembly factor BamA, whose protein sequence is MNQFILKTLLIYFCLFMTSVLFAQDIRVEDLQFKGNKKMSSGKLKKAIQTQANPWYRLFLFWMDSKIFNEQKFLNDLLRVEKFYEQEGFLEARVTDYQINYNEKREEVKLVIFVDEGEQTKVNSVLFVYPKEPEEDFSSEKMLKTVKLKEGKRYRESDLKTDYSKIMERFSNRGYPYIEARVKPIMDKKNHLVNLEWQLNPGPFCTFGEIKYTGNNSVSNSVIRRGLGFRTGQTFAHKKLLNAQSQVYRLELFQFVSLRATNLEQQPSKVPIEVRVKESVLRTLKFGAGYGSEERFRTFLQWRHRNFLGGARILRAKAKHSTRLLPVELELELSQPYFLDNQNDLIIKPFFIIQDELSFKARRIGIEIGINRQITPKTNLFVSTRVERDTVDLKGTTIVPEVEDLYSKSVLKLGFRRSTTNALFSPTRGSISTFFIEDAGRFLKTKFEYIKLSAEHKIYHQSRPGEVLALRLFAGTMKLRAGQTETPPEERFFSGGSFSVRGWQRQLLGPVRPDSTGEIIPEGGNSIIEGSLELRKTIYKKFSGVMFLDFGNVWPEWNGFDFSNLHSAIGGGLRYDTVIGPIRIDFAWKVNRQEHDTQNYEIHFSIGQAF
- a CDS encoding SMP-30/gluconolactonase/LRE family protein; this translates as MLKKILWTIVVVIIVTVLYFVAWPVPIDPVAWKAPPNPGYSGPFAPNQRLTGIETLPLGDNHGPEDIAIDAQGRIYASTHEGRIVRLQADGSNPENWVETGGRPLGIDFDNSGNLIVADAFRGLLSIAQDGAISELATVADGIPIRYADDVDVAADGKIYFSDASTKFGAKKWQSTYEASLLDLMEHGGHGRLLVFDRAEGKAKTLLDDLNFANGVAVSHDQSYVLVNETGNYRVIRYWLTGPKSGQAEPFIEELPAFPDNISTGLGSRFWVALVSPRNALLDKLSDQPFMRKVLQRLPAFLRPQAIAYGHIIAVDGDGKVVEDLQDPNGSYPINTSVAETEDYLYIGSLVAPALGRLPKKID